One window of the Leucoraja erinacea ecotype New England unplaced genomic scaffold, Leri_hhj_1 Leri_649S, whole genome shotgun sequence genome contains the following:
- the LOC129694390 gene encoding cytochrome P450 2K6-like, with amino-acid sequence MMFGSAFPLDAATLLILGALSLLLLLYFRRGSKCHGAINLPPGPPCLPIIGHLHLMDLKKPHESLMEQFRKQQHEKGKDRGCKKSDNTSKFLSIV; translated from the exons ATGATGTTCGGCAGCGCCTTCCCGCTGGACGCAGCCACTTTACTGATCCTCGGcgccctctccctcttgctcctCCTTTACTTTCGCCGCGGCTCTAAGTGCCATGGAGCGATCAACCTGCCCCCGGGACCCCCTTGTCTGCCCATCATCGGTCACCTGCACCTGATGGATCTGAAGAAGCCCCACGAGAGTCTCATGGAG CAATTCCGAAAACAACAGCATGAAAAGGGCAAGGACAGAGGGTGCAAGAAGAGCGATAACACGTCCAAATTTCTCTCCATAGTTTGA